Genomic segment of Mercurialis annua linkage group LG6, ddMerAnnu1.2, whole genome shotgun sequence:
GCGGCCGGCTAGCACAAAGTTGAGAGCAATTCTTTGAAGAACTGAGATGGGAAAAAGATTACCATCAACGTCTCTTTTTTTCATGAATCTTGAAAGTAAATCATCCGATGGATTCTCTTTACGTGCTGTTATTGCTTCATCAATGTAATTTTCAACAACTTGTATGCTTTTCTTGAGTCTCCTCTCTAATCCGATGCAAAAAAACTTCTCAATTCTCCATAGAAAACCAGGATAAAGAAGCCTCTGAAGAGTAGCTTCAGTAGCTGTATCAAAAGCTATGGAGAATGGGTTTTCAGGAAATTCTTTTGAAAGAGTTTGTGGATCTTTCCCAAAGGTTAATCCACAAATATTATCAAAAGTCAATCTCAGCATCAAATCTTGTAAATCAACTGAGATTTTCTCATTAGCTGATTTATCTAAAATGCTCCATAACCGATTCTTGATTGTCCGGTTCACCCACCGAGCCATAGCTTGTCTTAAAGTTCGAGTAGTGAACTCAAGAGCAGCGGTTTTACGCTGTATAAGCCAAGTTTCTCCATCACTATTAAAGATTCCTTGACCTAAAAGATCATGAAATGCTGTCTGCCAATGAGGACCCTTCGGATAGTTATCGAACCGGGTTCGAAGAATATGCTCCAGGTTTTTCGGATGGCAAGTGACAGTATAAAACCCTTGCTTGCGTGCCAAGAAAGGAAGAGGTATAGTGCATGTTTGATAAGTTGACGCGCCACCAGTTGCGCGGAGATTCGCAGCGATCCAATCGTGGATGTTATGCctgtttttgaaaagaagagGCAGGCTTCCGACGAGAGGCCATGCTTTAGGGCCGGTGAGTTTGCGAGCAAGAAGATAGAACCAGAGGAGATAGTAAGCAGATGTAGCAGCTGCTACTGTGAAAAAGAAAACTAGGGTTTCCATATATTACAAGTGATTCTGTGATGTTTAATTTGGTAAATGTATGTTTTAATGAGAGATGTATCATGTAATGgtgtttata
This window contains:
- the LOC126686876 gene encoding cytochrome P450 86A1 encodes the protein METLVFFFTVAAATSAYYLLWFYLLARKLTGPKAWPLVGSLPLLFKNRHNIHDWIAANLRATGGASTYQTCTIPLPFLARKQGFYTVTCHPKNLEHILRTRFDNYPKGPHWQTAFHDLLGQGIFNSDGETWLIQRKTAALEFTTRTLRQAMARWVNRTIKNRLWSILDKSANEKISVDLQDLMLRLTFDNICGLTFGKDPQTLSKEFPENPFSIAFDTATEATLQRLLYPGFLWRIEKFFCIGLERRLKKSIQVVENYIDEAITARKENPSDDLLSRFMKKRDVDGNLFPISVLQRIALNFVLAGRDTSSVAMSWFFWLVMNNPEVEGKIITEITTVLKDTRGDNSEKWINEPLDFDEADRLVYLKAALAETLRLYPSVPQDFKYVVADDTLPDGTFVPAGSTVTYSIYSVGRMKSIWGEDCMEFKPERWLSPEQNRFEPPKDGYKFVAFNGGPRTCLGKDLAYLQMKSVASAVLLRYRLTLVPGHRVQQKMSLTLFMKNGLRVLLHPRVLA